From the genome of Trichosurus vulpecula isolate mTriVul1 chromosome 6, mTriVul1.pri, whole genome shotgun sequence:
cttaaggtgacatcttctataaaatggtgtgtgcgtgtgtacaaGATGATTGGCAAATCCTGCTCCCAGCTCTAAtactccatgttctaaggccctctcAGCGCTGATACTTCATGTTCTGCGTTCTAAAGGTTCCCCCAGCTCCACCATTCCATGTTCTATGCTCTAAGGCCCTCTCCCTGCTCtgatattctctcttctcagtccgccccacccccagccctgacCTTTAGTAATTCTAGGAACCCAGAAGAGGACGGAGACAGAGGGGCCTTATCTATGGGGATACCTTTACCCCCTTGGGGGTTCTTGTCATCCCAGCGGCTGAAGCGGCTTTGACGCCCTCCCAAGGTGTGATCACGCCCCCTGTGCCCACAGGTCGAGGCTCCTGGTACCTACCAGCAGGACCCGTGGGCCATGAGTGACGAGGAGAAGATGAAGGCCGTGCCCCTCATCCATGAGGAAGGCAACCGCCTGTACCGGGAGGGGCGAGTCAAGGAGGCCTCCGTCAAGTACTATGACGCCATAGCCTGCCTCAAGAACCTGCAGATGAAGGTGGGGGCAGGACGGGGAGCCTGAGCCCGAGCCCCTGCTCCGCCTtgggccccacccccacccctcaccctcgCCCTTCTCTCCCCTGCGCCCAGGAACAGCCCGGCTCAGAGGATTGGATCCAGCTGGACCTGCAGATCACGCCGCTGCTGCTCAACTACTGCCAGTGCAAGCTGGTGGCCCAGGAGTACTACGAGGTGCTGGATCACTGCTCCAGCATCCTTAACAAGTACGAGGGTGAGTGGCTCCGGGCCGGCTGCTGCGTCTGCGCAGTGAGGTCCTGCGCACCCAGGCCCCGCCCCTCCTCTGCCCCCCCgtggcccctccccctcctcggggccctcctccccctcccctggccctcgggcccctcctccccctcctctgaaCCTCGTGGCCCCTCCCCGGCCCACGgggcccttccccctccctggccCTCgggcccctcctccccctcctctggcCCCCGTggcccctcttccccctcctctgaaCCTCGTggcccctcccctcttctggcCCCCGTGGCCCCTCCCCGGCTCTCGgggcccctcccctcctctgaccCTCgggcccctcctccccttcccctggcCCTCgggcccctcctccccctcctctgaaCCTCGTGGCCCCTCCCCGGCCCTCGgggcccctcccctcctctgaccCTCgggcccctcctccccttcccctggcCCTCgggcccctcctctccctcctctgaacctcgtggcccctcccctcctctgaacCTCGtggcccctcccctcctctggcCCCCGTGGCCCCTCCCCGGCCCTCGgggcccctcctccccttcctctggcCTTCgggcccctcctctccctcctctgaacctcgggaccctcctccccctcctctgaaCCTCGtggcccctcccctcctctggcCCCCGTGGCCCCTCCCCGGCCCTCGGGGCCCCTCCCATCCTCTGTCCCTCgggcccctcctccccttcccctggcCCTCgggcccctcctctccctcctctgaacctcgtggcccctcccctcctctggcCCCCGTGGCCCCTCCCCGGCCCTCGgggcccctcccctcctctgaccCTCgggcccctcctccccttcccctggcCCTCgggcccctcctctccctcctctgaacctcgtggcccctcccctcctctgaacCTCGtggcccctcccctcctctggcCCCCGTGGCCCCTCCCCGGCCCTCGgggcccctcctccccttcctctggcCCTCgggcccctcctctccctcctctgaacctcgtggcccctcccctcctctggcCCCCGTGGCCCCTCCCCGGCCCTCGgggcccctcccctcctctgaccCTCGgggcccctcctccccttcccctggcCCTCgggcccctcctccccctcctctgaaCCTCGTGGCCCCTCCCCGGCCCTCGgggcccctcccctcctctgaccCTCgggcccctcctccccttcccctggcCCTCgggcccctcctctccctcctctgaacctcgtggcccctcccctcctctggcCCCCGTGGCCCCTCCCCGGCCCTCGgggcccctcctccccttcctctggcCCTCgggcccctcctctccctcctctgaacctcgtggcccctcccctcctctggcCCCCGTGGCCCCTCCCCGGCCCTCGgggcccctcccctcctctggcCCTCgggcccctcctccccttcccctggcCCTCgggcccctcctctccctcctctgaacctCGGGCCCCTCCCCGCCTCTGCCGGCCCTGGCAGCTCTCCCCAGCTCCGCCCGCTCCCTCCCGCCGCCCGCGTGGCACGctccctgccttctctctcctctggcaGGCAGTGCAAGGTGGACCCTGGGTTGGGCccgaatcccagctctgctccccAGGATCTGTGCGGCCTTAGGACGGCCCCTCGTCCGGGGGGTGGGGGGCGCTCGGGTGGGTGAGGGCGGCGAAGAGGGGTCCCGGGGAGCCCCTGGGCCTCACCCCCTCCGCCCCGCCTCTCCCACAGACAACGTGAAGGCCTACTTCAAGCGGGGCAAGGCCCACGCGGCGGTGTGGAACGCCCGGGAGGCCCAGGCCGACTTTGCCAAGGTGCTGCAGCTGCAGCCGGCGCTGGGCCCCGTGGTGAGCCGCGAGCTGCGAGAGCTCCAGCACCGGCTGCGCCAGAAGGACCTGGAGGACAAGGCCCGTTTTCAGGGCATCTTCTCTCCGTGACCGCCCGCGTGCCCGCCCCTCTATAAATGTTGTATTTATCCGCCCGCCTGAGTCCTTGCTCCTCTCTGGGGTTCTGCAGCCCCGCTGCTGACCAGtcaccttgggccagtcattggCCTTTTCTGGCCCAGGATTCCTGAGGGCCGGGGGGCCGTGTCCCGTGGGGTCCTCGTTCTCTCTGGGGGCAAGGGAGAGAGACCAGGGCGTAGCCCCTGCCACTCCCTGGGGGGCTTAGGCTAGACCCTTTCCCTCAGGGGCCCCAGTTTCCAGCCCATGGTCTCATAAGTCCTACCACCCCCTGGAATGCTTCCCAAAGGGCCTGGCCGGCAGGGAGCTGAGCAGGACggtggagaagggggtggggtgaaaggacctgggttcgaatccctgCTCAGccgctcactagctgtgtggccttggccaagtccTTTCCTTTCCCGCGGCTTCACTTTCGTCTTCTGAAGGAGACCCCTAGGCTCTCTTCCCATGGACCCAGGGCCGGAGGGACAGGGAGCAATGAGAGAAGCCAGGGAGAAGCCCTGGGGTTGGGGAGCCCCGAGTGCAGGCACCACAGAGCACAGATGCCACGCTGGGGGTTGGAGTTTAATGTTCACAGTTTCACACGTCATGGAAGCTTCAAGggcctctgcccctgccccctcTGCCCTCTCCCCAGGGCTTGTCCCCTCACATTAAAGGGATTTGTAACACACTGACAGGGAATGGGGGGGACACACAGGGCACAAGCGGGGAGGGGGGACATCAGGGGGTGGGCACGGGAGCCAGCCCCCCCTCCCCTCCGGGGTTGGGTTGGGGGGATTGTCAATAAATACTCCATTCTCTTAGCGGCGGCCCCTGGTGGGGCCGCGGGCCAATCACTCCTCACTGTCCAGTTTCAGGCTGACGCTCCGGGCCTTGGCCCGGGCCAGGGCGGTGGGTGGTGTCCCCGGCCCCTCCCGATCGGCCTGACTGGGCCCCCGGGAGCGGAGCAGTTGGCTCTGTTTGCGGAGAA
Proteins encoded in this window:
- the LOC118855480 gene encoding AH receptor-interacting protein isoform X2 produces the protein MADLVKKLRAEGIEKRVVQEGTGELPDCRDGTKATFHFRTLRSDEEGAVIDDSRQRGKPMELILGKQFKLPVWETIVRTMRPGEVAEFLCDVKHVVLYPLVSKSLRNIAAGKDPLEGQRHCCGIAQMQEHSSLGHADLDELQQHPQPLIFHIEMIKVEAPGTYQQDPWAMSDEEKMKAVPLIHEEGNRLYREGRVKEASVKYYDAIACLKNLQMKEQPGSEDWIQLDLQITPLLLNYCQCKLVAQEYYEVLDHCSSILNKQREGLLQAGQGPRGGVERPGGPGRLCQGAAAAAGAGPRGEPRAARAPAPAAPEGPGGQGPFSGHLLSVTARVPAPL
- the LOC118855480 gene encoding AH receptor-interacting protein isoform X1 produces the protein MADLVKKLRAEGIEKRVVQEGTGELPDCRDGTKATFHFRTLRSDEEGAVIDDSRQRGKPMELILGKQFKLPVWETIVRTMRPGEVAEFLCDVKHVVLYPLVSKSLRNIAAGKDPLEGQRHCCGIAQMQEHSSLGHADLDELQQHPQPLIFHIEMIKVEAPGTYQQDPWAMSDEEKMKAVPLIHEEGNRLYREGRVKEASVKYYDAIACLKNLQMKEQPGSEDWIQLDLQITPLLLNYCQCKLVAQEYYEVLDHCSSILNKYEDNVKAYFKRGKAHAAVWNAREAQADFAKVLQLQPALGPVVSRELRELQHRLRQKDLEDKARFQGIFSP